A region of Anoplopoma fimbria isolate UVic2021 breed Golden Eagle Sablefish chromosome 24, Afim_UVic_2022, whole genome shotgun sequence DNA encodes the following proteins:
- the si:ch211-283g2.1 gene encoding sodium-dependent dopamine transporter isoform X2 — protein sequence MEQQLSRPTWSRQIEFTLAGIGCAVGLGNVWRFPYLCYRSGGGAFLVPYLLMLVVLGIPLLYMELTVGQYTRRGPVHALANVCPLLKGVGIASVAISFIMCIYYNLVITWALYYLFSSFQSPLPWQNCNNTWNTPNCSNNATNSNFSSTASQEFFKYKMLEQTSGVDEAGVVRWELLLILILAWIVIYFCIFKGVKSTGKVVYFTALFPYVILIALLINNAQLPGAIDGISFFIVPVWDKLLSVEVWVNAAAQIFNSIGIGFGSLLAMSSYNSFNNNVLKDTLTIAIINSVTSILAGFVIFSAFGYMSYLQGIPVSDLAVDGPGLVFIVYPQAFANMPVSQLWAVMFFFMLLCLGLDSEVGIYVFQLMDHYTAIVSIMFLAFFEVIAICWSYGVNRLSDNLQEMTGKRPNIFFRLCWLIIAPVLITVILIFSIIQFKPARYGDYVFPPWAQGVGWVIAMGSIIWIPLGAVHTLWVLPGSLMQKLKLSVTPYALNEKSKMAYYERGGGETQPGIAVISSDIQLPEKPPIQTNL from the exons ATGGAGCAACAGCTCAGCAGACCAACATGGAGCAGGCAGATAGAGTTCACCCTGGCTGGGATCGGCTGTGCTGTGGGTCTGGGCAATGTTTGGAGGTTCCCTTATCTCTGCTACaggagtggaggag GGGCCTTTCTGGTGCCGTACCTGCTCATGCTGGTGGTGTTGGGGATCCCCCTGCTCTACATGGAGCTGACTGTGGGTCAGTACACGAGGAGAGGGCCTGTCCACGCTCTGGCCAACGTCTGCCCACTCTTAAAAG GAGTGGGCATAGCATCAGTGGCCATCTCCTTCATCATGTGTATCTACTACAATCTGGTCATCACTTGGGCCCTTTATTatctcttcagctccttccaATCACCGCTGCCCTGGCAGAACTGCAACAACACCTGGAACACCCCTAACTGTTCCAACAACGCCACCAACAGCAACTTCTCCTCCACAGCCAGCCAGGAGTTCTTCAA ATATAAGATGCTGGAGCAAACTAGTGGAGTGGATGAAGCGGGAGTGGTCCGCTGGGAGCTTTTGCTCATTCTCATTCTGGCTTGGATCGTCATTTACTTTTGCATCTTTAAGGGGGTGAAATCAACGGGCAAG GTGGTGTACTTCACGGCTCTATTTCCGTATGTTATCCTGATCGCCCTGCTGATCAATAATGCGCAGCTTCCTGGAGCAATAGATGGAATATCCTTCTTCATCGTGCCAGTGTGGGACAAGCTGCTGTCAGTGGAG GTGTGGGTGAATGCTGCAGCTCAGATCTTCAACTCCATCGGCATTGGTTTTGGCTCCCTCTTGGCCATGTCTAGCTACAACTCCTTCAACAACAACGTGCTGAA GGACACCCTGACTATAGCCATCATCAACTCCGTCACCAGCATCCTGGCAGGTTTTGTCATTTTCTCAGCTTTTGGATACATGTCCTATCTGCAGGGCATCCCTGTCAGCGATTTGGCCGTGGATG GTCCAGGATTGGTTTTTATTGTTTACCCACAAGCCTTTGCCAACATGCCAGTGTCTCAGCTCTGGGCCGTGATGTTCTTCTTCATGCTGCTTTGCCTCGGACTGGACAGCGAG GTGGGCATCTATGTGTTCCAGCTCATGGACCATTACACTGCCATAGTGTCCATCATGTTCCTTGCATTCTTTGAAGTTATAGCCATCTGTTGGAGTTATG GAGTGAATCGACTTTCAGACAACCTTCAGGAGATGACTGGAAAAAGACCAAACATCTTCTTCAGACTCTGTTGGCTAATAATTGCTCCTGTGCTGATCACC GTTATCCTGATTTTCTCCATCATCCAGTTTAAACCAGCCCGCTATGGGGACTATGTCTTCCCTCCCTGGGCTCAAGGGGTCGGCTGGGTCATCGCCATGGGCTCCATCATCTGGATTCCTTTGGGTGCTGTTCACACGTTGTGGGTTCTTCCTGGCTCACTCATGCAG AAACTGAAGCTGTCCGTCACACCATACGCGCTgaatgaaaagtcaaaaatggCGTACtatgagaggggaggaggagaaacacaacCAGGCATTGCTGTCATCAGCTCCGACATCCAGCTACCTGAAAAACCTCCTATTCAGACAAACCTGTGA
- the si:ch211-283g2.1 gene encoding sodium- and chloride-dependent GABA transporter ine isoform X1: MEQQLSRPTWSRQIEFTLAGIGCAVGLGNVWRFPYLCYRSGGGAFLVPYLLMLVVLGIPLLYMELTVGQYTRRGPVHALANVCPLLKGVGIASVAISFIMCIYYNLVITWALYYLFSSFQSPLPWQNCNNTWNTPNCSNNATNSNFSSTASQEFFKYKMLEQTSGVDEAGVVRWELLLILILAWIVIYFCIFKGVKSTGKVVYFTALFPYVILIALLINNAQLPGAIDGISFFIVPVWDKLLSVEVWVNAAAQIFNSIGIGFGSLLAMSSYNSFNNNVLKDTLTIAIINSVTSILAGFVIFSAFGYMSYLQGIPVSDLAVDGPGLVFIVYPQAFANMPVSQLWAVMFFFMLLCLGLDSEFAMVEVMVTSLMDEYYQQLITFFKRKELFVLAICGAACVLGIPCVMQVGIYVFQLMDHYTAIVSIMFLAFFEVIAICWSYGVNRLSDNLQEMTGKRPNIFFRLCWLIIAPVLITVILIFSIIQFKPARYGDYVFPPWAQGVGWVIAMGSIIWIPLGAVHTLWVLPGSLMQKLKLSVTPYALNEKSKMAYYERGGGETQPGIAVISSDIQLPEKPPIQTNL; the protein is encoded by the exons ATGGAGCAACAGCTCAGCAGACCAACATGGAGCAGGCAGATAGAGTTCACCCTGGCTGGGATCGGCTGTGCTGTGGGTCTGGGCAATGTTTGGAGGTTCCCTTATCTCTGCTACaggagtggaggag GGGCCTTTCTGGTGCCGTACCTGCTCATGCTGGTGGTGTTGGGGATCCCCCTGCTCTACATGGAGCTGACTGTGGGTCAGTACACGAGGAGAGGGCCTGTCCACGCTCTGGCCAACGTCTGCCCACTCTTAAAAG GAGTGGGCATAGCATCAGTGGCCATCTCCTTCATCATGTGTATCTACTACAATCTGGTCATCACTTGGGCCCTTTATTatctcttcagctccttccaATCACCGCTGCCCTGGCAGAACTGCAACAACACCTGGAACACCCCTAACTGTTCCAACAACGCCACCAACAGCAACTTCTCCTCCACAGCCAGCCAGGAGTTCTTCAA ATATAAGATGCTGGAGCAAACTAGTGGAGTGGATGAAGCGGGAGTGGTCCGCTGGGAGCTTTTGCTCATTCTCATTCTGGCTTGGATCGTCATTTACTTTTGCATCTTTAAGGGGGTGAAATCAACGGGCAAG GTGGTGTACTTCACGGCTCTATTTCCGTATGTTATCCTGATCGCCCTGCTGATCAATAATGCGCAGCTTCCTGGAGCAATAGATGGAATATCCTTCTTCATCGTGCCAGTGTGGGACAAGCTGCTGTCAGTGGAG GTGTGGGTGAATGCTGCAGCTCAGATCTTCAACTCCATCGGCATTGGTTTTGGCTCCCTCTTGGCCATGTCTAGCTACAACTCCTTCAACAACAACGTGCTGAA GGACACCCTGACTATAGCCATCATCAACTCCGTCACCAGCATCCTGGCAGGTTTTGTCATTTTCTCAGCTTTTGGATACATGTCCTATCTGCAGGGCATCCCTGTCAGCGATTTGGCCGTGGATG GTCCAGGATTGGTTTTTATTGTTTACCCACAAGCCTTTGCCAACATGCCAGTGTCTCAGCTCTGGGCCGTGATGTTCTTCTTCATGCTGCTTTGCCTCGGACTGGACAGCGAG TTTGCAATGGTTGAAGTGATGGTGACCAGTCTAATGGACGAATATTATCAAcaactgattacatttttcaagaGGAAGGAGCTGTTTGTTCTTGCTATTTGTGGTGCAGCTTGCGTTCTGGGGATCCCCTGTGTCATGCAG GTGGGCATCTATGTGTTCCAGCTCATGGACCATTACACTGCCATAGTGTCCATCATGTTCCTTGCATTCTTTGAAGTTATAGCCATCTGTTGGAGTTATG GAGTGAATCGACTTTCAGACAACCTTCAGGAGATGACTGGAAAAAGACCAAACATCTTCTTCAGACTCTGTTGGCTAATAATTGCTCCTGTGCTGATCACC GTTATCCTGATTTTCTCCATCATCCAGTTTAAACCAGCCCGCTATGGGGACTATGTCTTCCCTCCCTGGGCTCAAGGGGTCGGCTGGGTCATCGCCATGGGCTCCATCATCTGGATTCCTTTGGGTGCTGTTCACACGTTGTGGGTTCTTCCTGGCTCACTCATGCAG AAACTGAAGCTGTCCGTCACACCATACGCGCTgaatgaaaagtcaaaaatggCGTACtatgagaggggaggaggagaaacacaacCAGGCATTGCTGTCATCAGCTCCGACATCCAGCTACCTGAAAAACCTCCTATTCAGACAAACCTGTGA
- the si:ch211-283g2.1 gene encoding sodium- and chloride-dependent GABA transporter 1 isoform X3 codes for MLEQTSGVDEAGVVRWELLLILILAWIVIYFCIFKGVKSTGKVVYFTALFPYVILIALLINNAQLPGAIDGISFFIVPVWDKLLSVEVWVNAAAQIFNSIGIGFGSLLAMSSYNSFNNNVLKDTLTIAIINSVTSILAGFVIFSAFGYMSYLQGIPVSDLAVDGPGLVFIVYPQAFANMPVSQLWAVMFFFMLLCLGLDSEFAMVEVMVTSLMDEYYQQLITFFKRKELFVLAICGAACVLGIPCVMQVGIYVFQLMDHYTAIVSIMFLAFFEVIAICWSYGVNRLSDNLQEMTGKRPNIFFRLCWLIIAPVLITVILIFSIIQFKPARYGDYVFPPWAQGVGWVIAMGSIIWIPLGAVHTLWVLPGSLMQKLKLSVTPYALNEKSKMAYYERGGGETQPGIAVISSDIQLPEKPPIQTNL; via the exons ATGCTGGAGCAAACTAGTGGAGTGGATGAAGCGGGAGTGGTCCGCTGGGAGCTTTTGCTCATTCTCATTCTGGCTTGGATCGTCATTTACTTTTGCATCTTTAAGGGGGTGAAATCAACGGGCAAG GTGGTGTACTTCACGGCTCTATTTCCGTATGTTATCCTGATCGCCCTGCTGATCAATAATGCGCAGCTTCCTGGAGCAATAGATGGAATATCCTTCTTCATCGTGCCAGTGTGGGACAAGCTGCTGTCAGTGGAG GTGTGGGTGAATGCTGCAGCTCAGATCTTCAACTCCATCGGCATTGGTTTTGGCTCCCTCTTGGCCATGTCTAGCTACAACTCCTTCAACAACAACGTGCTGAA GGACACCCTGACTATAGCCATCATCAACTCCGTCACCAGCATCCTGGCAGGTTTTGTCATTTTCTCAGCTTTTGGATACATGTCCTATCTGCAGGGCATCCCTGTCAGCGATTTGGCCGTGGATG GTCCAGGATTGGTTTTTATTGTTTACCCACAAGCCTTTGCCAACATGCCAGTGTCTCAGCTCTGGGCCGTGATGTTCTTCTTCATGCTGCTTTGCCTCGGACTGGACAGCGAG TTTGCAATGGTTGAAGTGATGGTGACCAGTCTAATGGACGAATATTATCAAcaactgattacatttttcaagaGGAAGGAGCTGTTTGTTCTTGCTATTTGTGGTGCAGCTTGCGTTCTGGGGATCCCCTGTGTCATGCAG GTGGGCATCTATGTGTTCCAGCTCATGGACCATTACACTGCCATAGTGTCCATCATGTTCCTTGCATTCTTTGAAGTTATAGCCATCTGTTGGAGTTATG GAGTGAATCGACTTTCAGACAACCTTCAGGAGATGACTGGAAAAAGACCAAACATCTTCTTCAGACTCTGTTGGCTAATAATTGCTCCTGTGCTGATCACC GTTATCCTGATTTTCTCCATCATCCAGTTTAAACCAGCCCGCTATGGGGACTATGTCTTCCCTCCCTGGGCTCAAGGGGTCGGCTGGGTCATCGCCATGGGCTCCATCATCTGGATTCCTTTGGGTGCTGTTCACACGTTGTGGGTTCTTCCTGGCTCACTCATGCAG AAACTGAAGCTGTCCGTCACACCATACGCGCTgaatgaaaagtcaaaaatggCGTACtatgagaggggaggaggagaaacacaacCAGGCATTGCTGTCATCAGCTCCGACATCCAGCTACCTGAAAAACCTCCTATTCAGACAAACCTGTGA
- the LOC129113966 gene encoding flotillin-2a has product MGNCHTVGPNEALVVSGGCCGSDQKTYVVGGWAWAWWLISDIQRITLEIMTLQPKCEDVETAEGVAITVTGVAQVKVMTENELLGYACEQFLGKSVVEIKSVILQTLEGHLRAILGTLTVEQIYQDRDKFACLVREVASPDVGRMGIEILSFTIKDVYDKVDYLSSLGKTQTAAVQRDADIGVAEAERDAGIREAECKREMMDVKFLADTKMADSKRELEMQKASFNQEVNTKKAEAQLAYELQAAKEQQKIRLEEIEIEVVQRKKQIAIEEKEVIRTDKELVATVKRPAEAEAYKMQQLAEGRKIRTVLTAQAEADKIRLIGEAEASSIEAVGKAEAEKMRLKAEAYQQYGEAAKTALVLEALPLIASKVAAPLSKTSEIVILSGDGSRVTGEVNRLLAELPVSVNALTGVDLTKIPLFQKMMSPQCQTAI; this is encoded by the exons ATGGGGAACTGCCACACCGTCGGACCCAACGAGGCCCTGGTGGTTTCAG GTGGGTGCTGTGGCTCGGATCAGAAGACGTATGTCGTGGGAGGCTGGGCTTGGGCCTGGTGGCTCATCTCTGACATCCAGAG GATAACGCTTGAGATTATGACCCTGCAGCCGAAGTGTGAGGATGTAGAGACAGCGGAGGGTGTAGCTATTACTGTCACTGGGGTGGCTCAG GTGAAGGTGATGACAGAAAATGAGCTGTTGGGTTATGCCTGCGAACAGTTCCTGGGGAAGTCTGTCGTTGAGATCAAGAGTGTCATCCTGCAGACCCTTGAGGGTCACCTGCGCGCCATCCTTG GCACCCTAACTGTCGAGCAGATTTACCAAGACCGAGACAAATTTGCCTGTCTGGTTCGAGAGGTGGCATCACCAGATGTGGGCCGCATGGGCATCGAGATCCTCAGCTTCACAATCAAG GATGTGTATGATAAAGTGGATTACCTGAGCTCGCTGGGAAAAACTCAGACCGCTGCGGTACAGAGAGATGCAGACATCGGAGtggcagaggcagagagagacgcTGGCATCAGG GAAGCTGAGTGTAAGAGGGAAATGATGGATGTCAAGTTCTTAGCTGACACAAAAATGGCCGACTCCAAACGAGAGCTGGAAATGCAAAAAGCTTCCTTTAACCAGGAAGTGAACACAAAG AAAGCAGAGGCTCAGCTGGCGTACGAGCTGCAGGCGGCCAAAGAGCAGCAGAAGATCCGTCTGGAGGAGATTGAAATCGAGGTGGTGCAGAGGAAGAAGCAGATCGCCATTGAGGAGAAGGAGGTCATCCGCACTGACAAGGAGCTTGTCGCCACCGTGAAGAGACCTGCCGAGGCGGAAGCCTATAAGATGCAGCAGCTGGCTGAGGGACGGAA GATAAGGACTGTGCTGACGGCGCAGGCAGAGGCAGACAAGATCCGCCTCATCGGTGAAGCCGAGGCCTCCTCTATCGAAGCGGTGGGCAAGGCAGAGGCCGAGAAGATGAGGCTGAAGGCTGAAGCCTACCAGCAGTACGGCGAGGCAGCCAAGACGGCTCTGGTCCTGGAGGCTCTGCCCTTG ATTGCCAGTAAGGTGGCTGCACCCCTGTCCAAGACCAGCGAGATTGTCATCCTGAGTGGAGATGGCAGCCGCGTGACCGGAGAGGTGAACCGTCTATTAGCTGAACTCCCGGTGTCCGTCAACGCCCTCACTGGAGTGGATCTGACTAAG ATCCCTCTGTTCCAGAAGATGATGAGCCCACAGTGCCAAACAGCCATCTGA